A single genomic interval of Cucumis sativus cultivar 9930 chromosome 5, Cucumber_9930_V3, whole genome shotgun sequence harbors:
- the LOC101212820 gene encoding NAP1-related protein 2: MVADKPKKSKPSDEPDHIDVELVHFIEKLQEVQDELEKVNEEAGDKVLEVEQKYNEIRQPVYVKRNEVIKTIPDFWLTAFLSHPALCDLLTEEDQKIFRHLDSLGVEDQKDVKMGYSIMFSFNENPYFEDRKLEKTYTFFEDGAIKITGTTIKWKDGSGASNGVNGEKKGKKRPLAEDSFFSWFGETDQKDITELHDEVAEIIKEDLWPNPLKYFNNDIDEDEEDSDGEDDEENGDEDDDEAEE; encoded by the exons ATGGTCGCCGATAAGCCTAAAAAATCCAAGCCCTCCGACGAACCTGACCACATTGACGTCGAGCTTGTCCATTTCATCGAGAAGTTACAGGAGGTTCAAGACGAACTCGAGAAG GTTAATGAAGAAGCAGGTGACAAAGTTTTGGAAGTTGAACAGAAATATAATGAGATAAGGCAGCCTGTCTATGTGAAACGGAATGAAGTTATCAAAACTATTCCAGACTTTTGGTTAACTGCT TTCTTGAGTCATCCTGCACTTTGTGATCTTTTGACTGAAGAAGATCAGAAG ATCTTTAGGCATTTAGATTCTCTTGGAGTGGAGGATCAAAAGGATGTAAAGATGGGCTATTCCATCATGTTT AGTTTCAATGAGAACCCTTATTTTGAAGATAGAAAGCTAGAGAAGACATATACATTCTTTGAAGATGGGGCAATTAAAATTACTGGAACAACAATCAAGTGGAAGGATGGCTCG GGTGCCTCAAACGGAGTTAATGgtgagaagaaagggaagaaacGACCGCTGGCTGAAGACAG CTTCTTCAGTTGGTTTGGTGAAACCGATCAAAAAGATATCACTGAGCTTCATGATGAA GTTGCTGAGATAATTAAAGAGGACCTATGGCCCAAtcctttgaaatatttcaacaAT GATATTGATGAAGACGAAGAGGACTCTGATGGGGAAGATGATGAG GAAAATGGAGACGA
- the LOC101216592 gene encoding protease Do-like 8, chloroplastic, whose amino-acid sequence MHVLACNAPQLRMMAKSGVSTSAQMLGRRELCFDGVSSVCSSSQPSTSSPSTSESIFIQRRADDDSGDLGSVVNRKFLFTTRRTLFVSLSLSLWPYPSSVFTAQALGDPSVTIDEVTPTISPSGSLFPTEERIAQLFEKNTYSVVNIFDVTLRPQLNVTGMVEIPEGNGSGVVWDDQGHIVTNYHVIASALARNPSAGQVVARVNILASDGIQKNFEGKLIGADRTKDLAVLKVDASNDLLRPIKVGQSSSLKVGQQCLAIGNPFGFDHTLTVGVISGLNRDIFSQTGVTIGGGIQTDAAINPGNSGGPLLDSKGNLIGINTAIFTQTGISAGVGFAIPSSTVVKIVPQLIQFGRVVRAGINVDFAPDLITNQLNVRDGALILQVPANSPAAKAGLLPTTRGFAGNIVLGDIIAAIDNKPVKNKAELYKLMDEYNAGDKVILKIKRGGQSLELPLILEESQ is encoded by the exons ATGCATGTTCTGGCATGCAATGCTCCGCAACTGCGAATGATGGCAAAATCGGGTGTCTCGACTTCGGCCCAAATGTTGGGAAGGAGAGAACTGTGCTTTGATGGTGTCTCATCTGTATGCTCTTCTTCTCAGCCTTCTACTTCAAGTCCCAGCACTTCAGAATCCATTTTCATTCAAAG GAGGGCTGATGACGACTCTGGGGATCTTGGTTCTGTAGTGAAcagaaaatttcttttcacGACTCGGCGGACGTTATTTGTTAGTTTGTCCCTGAGTTTGTGGCCTTATCCTTCCAG TGTATTTACAGCTCAAGCTTTGGGCGATCCATCTGTGACCATAGATGAAGTAACTCCCACTATTTCACCTTCTGGATCCCTTTTTCCTACAGAG GAAAGGATTGCccaattatttgaaaagaatacaTACTCTGTTGTCAACATTTTTGACGTGACTTTGCGTCCTCAACTCAATGTAACTGGTATGGTTGAG ATTCCTGAAGGAAATGGGTCTGGAGTAGTCTGGGACGATCAAGGACATATTGTAACAAACTATCATG TAATTGCTAGTGCCCTTGCAAGAAATCCAAGCGCTGGGCAGGTTGTTGCACGAGTTAATATTTTAGCGTCTGATGG GATACAGAAGAATTTTGAAGGAAAGCTTATTGGTGCAGACCGCACAAAGGATCTAGCTGTTTTAAAG GTAGATGCCTCGAACGATTTATTGAGACCAATCAAGGTGGGACAGTCATCTTCTCTTAAAGTAGGGCAACAGTGTTTGGCAATTGGAAATCCTTTTGGTTTTGATCATACTCTCACAGTTGGAGTCATTAGTGGCCTAAATCGTGACATTTTTAGTCAGACTGGTGTCACCATTGGTGGTGGAATCCAAACAGATGCAGCTATCAATCCTGGGAATAG TGGAGGTCCTCTACTTGATTCGAAAGGGAACTTAATTGGTATCAATACTGCTATTTTTACTCAAACAG GAATATCAGCTGGTGTTGGTTTTGCAATCCCATCTTCAACCGTAGTCAAGATTGTACCTCAGTTGATCCAATTTGGTAGA GTCGTGCGAGCTGGCATAAATGTAGATTTCGCTCCTGATCTAATTACAAATCAACTCAACGTTCGTGATGGAGCTCTAATTCTGCAG GTTCCTGCAAATAGTCCTGCAGCCAAAGCCGGACTATTGCCCACCACCAGAGGTTTTGCAGGCAATATAGTGCTTGGGGATATCATCGCTGCCATCGATAATAAACCA gtaaaaaataaagcAGAACTGTACAAGTTAATGGATGAGTACAATGCAGGAGACaaagttattttaaagataaagaGAGGAGGGCAAAGTCTGGAGCTGCCGTTGATATTAGAAGAAAGTCAGTAG